Part of the Phocoena phocoena chromosome 8, mPhoPho1.1, whole genome shotgun sequence genome, TGGTGAAACAAAGATGTGAGGGGCACTGTGAGACCAGGGACTCGGGGTCCAAGAGGGGCTGTGGAAGGCCAGCCTGAGGTCATCTCGTGCCTTCCAGGGGCTGCAGGCTGACAGACACAAAGAGCTCTGTAATTAGTCTCTTCCCTGGGACCACACGCCAGGGAGGACCAAACCAGCAAACCTGTCAGAAGGGACACGTAAATTTGTTATCATTTGTTTTGTCCATCTTAGAAAGAGAGGCAGATGATCCTGCTCTTGTCTTCCACACATCACTCTGAAGATAAGTTCTGGAAAAATTTCCAGAAGCAACAAAACGATCAAAGATCCCTGCCTATACAATGACTCCAACTTACTACCTGTTCTCCAGTTTTTACCTTTGATGTCTGGGCACAAAGAGACTGAGCGGCTCGGTGGCTTCCGAGAAGACAGTTGAGGCAGTCCAGTTTAGGGGTACACATACAGCCAAGGTGAGCCCCGGCACAGGGGTTCTGCAACTGTTCACTGGGACCAGTGTCGTCCAATGACCCTACGAATTGTCTCAAAGGAGGACGAACGTGAAAAATTATCTAGAGTGAGATTTTCCTTAAGCCAACAGGGAGCTTAAGTGTAACTGCTGATACAGGCTTTTAAATGTAATCCAGGGCTAGAAATCCTGACCCCAACACAGAAGCCAGTATTTACCTGGGGCCTGACCACAGCTGGGAGGAccctgcaaaggaaaccattcaTTTCCTCAGGTCCACGTGTGTGGACCGCCCGCACCTGAGCTGTTCTGACCACCGTGCACCTGGACCCCCGACCAGCCAGAGGGGAGGCTGCCGCTTCTCACCTTTCTTTAGTTTCTGGTTGGCCAGCCAGTCACTCTTGGGCTGTGAACACACCCTTCTTTGCAACTCTAACAATTAGGTAGAACTCATTTCTCTGAGAAGCCCCCTTTCGGGCAGAGAGGAAGAGGCCAGTGCCACCGCGAGTCCCTTCTGCAGAGGCCTGTCGTCGGCTGGGGGCGACACTCACACCAGGcggtcccctccctccccagaagGGCACAGGCGCCCCACTACTCTGAGGTGAGGGTTGCCTTTGGTCCCGATCACGGGCTCCTGCAGTCCTGCCTGACTGACTCGGGACACCGCTTCAACGCTCTGAGGAAAAAGCGACTCTGACTTTCTCTTTCCTCGGAGGCAAAGTTGGATGCAGAAAGGCAGGAGTCCTAGAGTGCCATCTCCCAGTCCTCCTTGGTGGGCCCCAGATGCTTCCCCTTACGTGCAGATTGGAGGGtcctcctctgtgttcccagGGCAGCAAGAGGGCGGGGCAGGCCTGGGCGGGGCAGAGGCGGCAGGGGACAGTCAGCGCAGCTCGCCAGTTTCAAGTGGAACATCCACCCTCTCTGCTGTGCTGACGTGCTGTTTGCCTTACAGGGACCAGCATATCAGCGGCATGTAAATACTAGAGACACACTCGCCCAACTGGAAATTGCAGAGCTAGTGCATTTTCCCCAAAGCAGAGACTAATAcccctggatttaaaaaaaaaaaaaaagcataaacaaaaaatagagtaCCACACATATTGCACTTTTTGCTGAATGAAATTTTTACCTCACGTTCATCTCACCAAAGTCTCTTCAGAGGAGCCTGGTTTACAAGATAATAAAGCTAATGGTTATTATACAGTAGTGTACACACTGCTGATGTGAAACAGACTGGAAAGAAAGTCATTATTTCAAAGTACCTCTAGTACTAAGCCTTCGTAGTGTTACTTTAGTATCTGTGAAGAGAAAGCTGCTTGGAGGCGACAAAGGTCGCTCACTAGTCGGGGGACAGAGCAACGGCGATGGTCAGACGGGGCTGGGAAAACACCTGACTGACGGACGGCACCAGTCTCCTCTCGCCAGCTTACGTTTCAGCAAATACAGATTGTTATGgaatttattgatttctgcttgaaataaatgagaaaagcaaacagGAGCTTACAACATAGTCCAGCAGGATGGGTCATGCTATTCACCCCGCTGTCGTCGGTCTGAACAGACCCGCCACGGCTGGGTGCTTCCCAGTGTCTACCTCTGGGGCCTCGACCCTCCTGGGGCCTCTCCCGCCTCATCTGTCAGCCCAGTCGTCCTCCCGTAGCTCCCGGCTTTCCTGGGCTCAGTGGCTCATGGCCCTGTGGGGGGCAGGCATCTATGCCGATCTGTGACTCTGCCATTCCGGGGACTCTGAAATGAGCGGCCCCCGTTTTCAATCTGGAAggcattttaatttcataaatattatagCGCTTCTGTAGAACATTTTGGGAAAACATCCTTCTGTCTAAACAAATCAAGCCCTGTTTTATAACTGCCTTATTTTGCAAAGACTTAAAACAGGTTAGAGATCTTAATGAAAGGATCTCTTAAATGAAATGATGGTGTCTGTTTCACGAAATCATCAATCTTAAGCATGAGGAGGAATAAACAATCCGTAGAAGGAACCTAATTCCTTCTTCCTGGGTTTTCACTGCGTGTTGTCAAATCACAAAAATGCGTCCTCCACACCACCCTCCCTTGCTCACACCCAGAGGCCAACCCCAAGCAGAGGGCCTCTGTGGAGCGTCCTGGCACCAAGAGGAGCCAGGACAGAACTCCTAGACCTTCCATGTTTCTCCCCACCTGCGTGGACACGTACTACAAAGAGGAAAGGCAACTTAAAGGTGTTTTCTAGATGCAGCATCAGTGTAGTATCTCTCTTCTTTGTGCTTTAAGGAAGATGCTTTGTGCTTAATGCATTCATCTGCTGACAGGACAAGCCATTCTAAAGGACAGAAACGATAGTCTTTGTAAATAACACTGAACTTGTAACACTTGCATGTTACTGTCCAAATGACAGATTACTCCTTACTTCTAAGTATACAGTCAACTAGCCGTAGCATCTTTTTTACTTATTCTGATGATTGGATCGTAAGGGTTAATAATATACACTGTGTTTGGCAGATGATCTGCTTAAATGGTTAACACCTCTGTGGTCTTTTGAATATTGCTGTAATACTTGAACATTTCATTGCAAGTCAAAACTCTAAGGAAATTAAGGATGTGATTCCCACATGGTGGAAAACAAACTCTGAAGTGACTTTGGATTTAGCATCGACATAAATGGAAAACTGTTGGTTTCTAcagaaaagaaatcattaaagcATGATCTGGGGGGAAAAAGGCACAGCACTACCACTTCACATGGGAGataaaagttcatttttctcatccttaaaaTTTCTAAGCCCTATATGAAACTGTCCAAATATACAAAGCTCAATAAACGACTAGCAACATCTAGTGTAAAGTCAAAGtagttattacattttaaaagagacGCTAATTCCTCTAAAGACCAACTGCCCCAAACCAGAAGTCTCCACAGAAGACTGTGCAGGAAGCGCCCGTCTTCCCCGGCCCAGGGCTGCTGTTCTTGACATGTTTCTGGAGTTTCCTGCCCCTGGTCTCCACTGCGGTGCATCTCTTGGTTCCACAGGCGACATCTCTGGAGCTCTGAGGACACTGTGACCCAGGGCACCTTCTGAAGAGGTGTGTCACCTATTCTCAGATGGAGGTGACTGCCAGTCTCAGGGGTCAGTACCCGCTGTTACTCAGTGGGCCCTGAAACAAAGCTCACGCTCTTACCGCTTGGCAGTGATCTCGGGGACAACTTGCATCAGCAGCTTAGAACTTATGATTCACTGACAAAGTACAACTTTCTTCTATTTCCTGTGCATCGAATTTCATTACGTATCTTGATTTGCCTTTAAGGAACATGCTGTTGCTTGGTTTCAGTGAGAAATgtattgcctttttttgtttttgcctataCGTAACGGCACACATCTTTTCCTGCTTTCACCAAGGTTTCCCTCGATAATGAACTGATGTAGTTCTGTGTAAAACCTAGGTCTGGATGTCTTCCTCTTATAAAACTTTTGTTGGTGGCTCTGATGAGAGCTTGCTCCACTTGACCTAAGGGCATGAGCTGCAGCCTACAACTATGTTCCAGCACTTGCCACAGAAACCCGTGGTGGGACGGAGCCATGAGGAAGCAACATCCACCCGGCCAGGCCCTCTGATTCCAGTTGGGTGACTTGACTTTTTCCCCATCAGGGAGAGGGGgggaaaataagttttaaattgaaaaggctggaataaaaatagaaatacacacTCTCTTCACCTGACCCGCCTCACTTCCCGCACTGAGGTTAATTTACCAGGACGTAGCCACTGTGCTGTGGGTCCACGGCTTCCAGCATTTCACAATCAAAGAGTCCAGGGAACTCCGAGAGCGCTAGAGGGTCATAGCTGGAGGGGGCCTCCTGCAGTCCTGAGCTCCTGGGACAGCCCGGCGCCGCCAGGCCGCTCTGCTGGGCTCCATCCAGGGAGTACTGACAGGGACCGGGGCGGTCTGGCTCGGGGGAAGCCGCGCCTGGCAGCTCGCAAGTCTGATAGGAGAACTGTAAGGGTGCCCGGGCGGCCCCTGAGTGCTGCGGTGGCGGTGGCGGGGGAGCAGCCCGGGGACCTGGCGAGGCGGACAGCGGCTGCAGCCCCATCTCCCGGTACTGGCTGAGGAAAGGGCTGTACTGCATTTGCTCCGAGGCAGGCTCCAGGACGGGGCTCAGGGGCTGGGTCAGGCTGAAGGGCGGCGGCTGTTGGGATGGAGGCGGTGTCTCCTGGTGGGGAAGGGGCTGTGGGTACGAGCTCTCTGCTATCTGCATCTGATTAAAATATGCCTGCAGCTGAGACTGTTTCTGGAGGAAGAGCCGCTTCTGTTGGAGTCTAAGTTGGCAATaccaaaagaaagaattttaaatcttCTTCAGTGATGGCAATTTTAATGTAAATCCAGTATCAGTCATTAGTGTCCGTCCTCCCACTTCTCTCTTTCCCAcggcaggagaaaaaaaaaaaaaaagtgggggtaGGAACCAGTCATGTTTGGTTTCTTAAACCCAATCTTATTTTTTGTCCCCCAATTCTGGCTGATCCCTCAGTGCTCAAGTGAACATGAATTCCTTTTCTCTAagactcttttttcctctctatgaAACAAGAGGCTGATTTCCCATCTGGAGTGTTTTGAAGCGGGGTTGACACCTTGGTCTCTGTGGGTGTCTGTAGGTTGATGGATTAGGGTAGTTCTACCTTGGCCAAGGTGTTTCTACTAGTGAGGCCTGGGGGCATGGGATTACTAGAAGGGAGGATGGAGGCCTTCTCTCCAGTATAACCCACTTAAACTGCAGTAGCTCACTGGATCCTGAAAGCTTAGGTCTATTCATAGCCCAAAGGGGAAacactaagagaaaaagaaaacaaagcacgCTTAAGGCTGCTACTCCCTGACAGGCTTATAGTCCACGGACAGTGGAATATCCATGTTAGTGTACTGAAACCTGTTTTCCTGGTAGAGGCAAATACTAGGGGAAAGGACAACATACCCAGCTTGTCTGCCACAAAGAAAGTGATTTCTTTGGCCAACCACCATCTCTCACCTGTGTTCTTGCAGCTGCTGTTCAAGGCTCCGTGGTGGTTCTTTACAATAAAGCTGACAGGTGTTCTGGGCTTTTGACAGAAGGCTGGGCTTCTGGAAGAGCAGAAAAATACAAGCGTGACATGTTGTCATCTAGGACGCAGTCATTAGACTGTACTTCTGCCTGGAGGACGAAGCCAAGTGAGTCCTCCAGAATCTGTGCAGGATGCAGGGACTGACACTTGCTCGTTGAGACCCTGGGAGAACCTGTGGCCCAGCAGCATTGGGTCAGCAGGCCTGGGCTGTCTCAGCTCTAACCTGCTTCACTTTTCTGTCTCTAAAAGTCCTCTAGGACCGGGAGGTTCATGGAGactaaaaacaatgagaaaagtgGAGTTAGATCTATAGCAAAGGCCACGGCAcctgctgaatgaacaaatgattcATTCTTTATGGGATCTatgttgtatcatttttaaagatttttgggCACCAACAGAGAGCTGATAGTACATTTTTTGCTGACTTgagatttccattttatttattattcactaAGAGGCATAATATAGAAGTAAAGAAGCCAGGGTTCCCTTTCCTGCTGCTCAGTGGCAGAACCCTTTCCTGGAGTCTGAGGACAGACCTTTTCTGCTGCCAAGACAGAGCATAAGGCTAAGTCTGAACATGTTTCTAGAAACTACAAGTGCAGAGTCAGACCCACCTGCCTATAAAGGAATTAAGCAGCTGCCCTAAAAACATACCAAGCAAAACAGGTTCCTGCTTTGCAGAAAGGCAGATTCAGGATGAACAAAGTGAGCTGGGGCAACAAGGGGGAGGATCCCACCTGGAGTCTGTGCTGCAGGTACTGGGCTTCCAGGCTGTGCCGCTGGGAGAGCTGAGGGTGCGCGCTGCCGGGGAGCGCAGACACGCTCTTCTGCTGAGGaggagcttctccctgaggagcaagGGGTGGAAACACTTTCAATTTCCCACGTGGGAGAAAGTTTCAAATCTCAGTTTAAGCACCTTGGCAAATGTCCAAGGGGAACTCCAACTCTGTTAAGACATGACCCTCAATGCTTTTACAGTAACTAGTAGGCTGAGGGTTAATCACTTTGCAGAAAGTGTATACATGCATTACCTGTAGTAAACGATTACCTAGTCAGTACTGGAGCAAAGGCCCCTGATGTCAACAGAAGGTTAATACCTTCATGTGGGCATCAAATGCTATAATATCCCTGATGTACTGAAAATGGGctcaaataaaatgtattaaataaacagcaatagtttttgtatttttagcataaataattcacttataATATTTAGTGAAGTGATATCACATCAAAAATAGTGGCAACAAGCTTCTCATTTGTACTATTATTTgtaatttctgtgtgtgtgcgcacgaAGGGAGGGGAGTTCAAGGGAGACTCTTAAGGGGTGTAATTCATATAAAATCTGCCCTATGAACCGAGCATCGCTTGGCGGCGTCCAAGCCTCCATGTGGTACTGATCACCTGGGCCAGCGTGGAAGGGTCTAACCCAACCTGTCGGGCAGATGGCAGCAACAAGGAAGGCCTTCAGGCTGTGGTCTTTCCAAAAGAACCCTGTTTGCTCCAGGACTGGAGTAAATCCTCTAAATGAAATGACACACCGTCAGGACGAACTGATGCCTTATTCTCACCTAGCCACTGTGGGCAGGGCCCAGAGCACGCACCTGAGGGCAACTGCTGCCCAGGTCTTGGAGCTGAGGAGCAGGCGATGCCAGGTTAGGGTCTGCCTCTGACCCTAGTTGCTCATAGAGCAACTGCACTTTGTTCAACTCTAAGATTCCTTTGGTTCTAGCCAAATTCTGAAGATGCTGTCTAAATGCTACAATTCCTGAAAGAAAGAACAACGACCAAACAgtttaaataaaacacaaggcCTTTCAGTGACCAGAGGCATGAAACCAACATGGCAACAAACCCCACCCAGTCCTACAACACAAGAGCTGTAGGAGCCAGCAGAGAAGGCAGGCAGTCACCTTGGGTGAGGGAAGTGTCTGACGCCCGGCGGCCCTCTCTGAAGCTCACTGGAGACCTGTTGTGGGCCTCTCGTTTCTGGGAGCTCAGAGCCTGCATGGTGGGGTTGGCAGGTCTCAGGCTCACGAAGGGAGACGTCATGCGGGGTGAGGGCTGATTGGCTAACATGATGTCCTTAAGGGAAGGGTGGTCCTCAAGAAAGTGCAGGTCCCTCTGAACAGACCCCATATCATACTCAGAGTCCACACTGTCAAGGGAGGGGTTGTCACTCATGGAGAAAATTTTCCcttcaagagaaaagacaaaaacaaaacacaacaccaaCATGACCACCAATCAATCGCAACTTCTTGGAACATGGGATACAAAGCATAACCAGCTTGAGTTTCCACAGCAACAGTGTCCTTAATTTCTAACCAAAACGTCTTTTCAGAACTTTTTTACATGTCAATTTAATCAGCTTCGAATTCTGTGGTGAAGACGCTCCAGAACCTGTACCCATAAGATCTTGGCCACTCCGAAAGAGCCAGAGTCCTCGATGAGTCACATCGCACTCGGATGAATCCTGGGCGTCAGGGGAGGCCACTCAGAGACGTTTCATTTTAATCTCTGAGAGCTGCTGAGCAGGCCTAATCTTAAGTCCTGCTGCATGTGGTCCACAAAGAAACAAGACACAGACAACATTCCAGGGGCTGGTTGGTATCATTCCTGTTTCTTGGAGAAGACTCAAGATGCCGGGAAGACCCAGGCCGGCACTTACTGAAAAGCGTACCTGAACCAGGCATCACGGCCAGCTGATTGGTCACTTCCGACAGAGTGTGCCGCCTCTGCCCGCCGCGTGTGGACTGGAAGGCGCCCAGGGCCCGCCCGGGGTCTTCCTCGGCCTCTCCTTCTGTCTCCAGCCCTTCATCAATGGAGGTCTCCATCACGTCGCTGGGCAGTGACTGGCACCCCTTCCTCGCCAGGACGGGAGGCACAGGGTCCAGGAGACAGCCATTTACCTAAATGTCAGTGTGACAGGGATGTGAGAGGAGCTATCAGGCGCTGCTCTGCTGAGACACTTGAAGAATCCACAAAGGCAAAAATGTCAAGACCTCTGGCCAATtacaaattaagtaaaatattaaaaatgtacatattggTTACTAATGACAACCATGTAGATTAGAAGTTAAGGCGAGTCAACCAACGGCAGCACTTAAGAGACAGAAGCCCATTATGACCCAAACTGGCACTGCCTCCCAGGTTTCTCTGAGTCATCATGATTACAATGAACACTTTTTTTTAGTGGTTTCCAGATGAATAGGGTCTATTAGCTTGAGGCCtaccaattattattattatttttaaataacggAAATGAAGAGGGGGAAGATGAGatttagtaaaaagaaaacaaaaccaattgCACGGCTCATAGCTAAGAAAAGAGTAGTCACCAGCATTCTTCTAATGTTCAACCACAAAACATACTGGAAGGCTCTACACATACTTCTATATGCATAATTTAAGTACCTGCACATTGGATTTAGTCTTTAGTTGGCTCTATGTGCCTaaggaatggaagaaagaatTCTTTAAAGACGGACATACCACAAAAAGGagtgaaaacaaaattcaaatggcAAACAGCCAAAGCCTTCCATTATAGAATAACAAATGACTCACAGGCCCCAAATTCCAGCAGAGGTTAACGAGCGGCAGCGCTCTGAATTCTCTCCGCTCCAGCAACACACACAGTATCTGCGCTTCCTATCCCACGGGATGAGCTCAGCACAGCTCCTGAGTGAGAGCGTCGTCGCCTTCCTCTGCAGTTGCCAAGCAAACCACCTTGGGGGGGCAGACACAGCCCACAAAGGGGAGCTGTGGTTGCGAGTTCTTCTGGCTGGTAAAAGCCCCAACGAGGAGGCAATTATTTACCTCATTACCTTAACTATCCCCCCATGGAAATCAATCCAGTTTTCTCCTATGAATAGCTGCTCAGGAACAGCCAGGCATAAGACTGAGCTCCCAGCAGTACTTTCACCTGGAATACACCAGGTAGCgctattgtttcctttggaaGCAGGAGAGGCTCATGTATGTGAGAGGTGACGTGGGACATCGCTATGCCAGACACAGGAAACTTTCCTCTTATGGCAACCAATCTGAAGGCGCTGCGAGGCCCTTTATTTGGAGAGGGAGACTTGGGTGACTCAGATCGTTGTTtgcttgggggaggggatggttatTCCATAAAATCTGTTCTGGGGCTGTAGCCATTACTTGGATAAGGCAGCTAATGCACTACAGGGTTTTAAAGTGACAAGTGGCCACTTAAAAGGAAGGGTAGAAAATGCTTTCTTCCTAGACTAAGACCAATCTTCTCCATtgcaccagaaaacaaaaactctgaaaTCTGGCCAGGAACAATTATGCTCCCCTTCAACCATCCCCAGATAAGTGTTCCCTTTTTAACTAAACTTGAAAGTTTTCTTGTAGGAAAGAATGATGGCTTGGGGACTTAACATTCATAACTCTACGCTACGTTCCTTGACTGTCTACTAGTATAATTTTCTAAGACTAGCCAAGGATGATttggaaatgaataaaaaacaacagagaaaagactgtTATCAAGTAAATATCTACTGAGCATCTTTACACTTTATAGCATATGTCAAAATTTTGTCAGATGTTTCTTGCAAGAAATATTTTGCAAGTACCGCCTTATAACCATGCCTTTCTTTCCTTAGTAGAGAAAGGCCACTTTTTTCTGAGTACTCAAAAAACCTTGCAGTCCCCCCAAATTTACGATTTTTCTTAAATTGTctgcttataaatttatttcctcatctaGACTACAAGAAGAATTTTTATCGTTCATTTAACAATGTTTGCTGAATTCAGTTTCACCCTGGGACAGGTAGATGACAATGATCTGGTTTTTCAGATGATGCTTGGTGATAACTGAATCAGAAAATGCTGTGGTGACCCTTTCATAGTTAAGAGGTATGAACAGAAAGCTGCCCT contains:
- the SIK2 gene encoding serine/threonine-protein kinase SIK2, producing MVMADGPRHLQRGPVRVGFYEIEGTLGKGNFAVVKLGRHRITRTEVAIKIIDKSQLDAVNLEKIYREVQIMKMLDHPHIIKLYQVMETKSMLYLVTEYAKNGEIFDYLANHGRLNESEARRKFWQILSAVDYCHGRKIVHRDLKAENLLLDNNMNIKIADFGFGNFFKSGELLATWCGSPPYAAPEVFEGQQYEGPQLDIWSMGVVLYVLVCGALPFDGPTLPILRQRVLEGRFRIPYFMSEDCEHLIRRMLVLDPSKRLTIAQIKEHKWMLVEVPVQRTVLYPQGQENEPSIGEFNEQVLRLMHGLGIDQQKTIEALQNKSYNHFAAIYYLLVERLKSHRSSFPVEQRLDARQRRPSTIAEQTVAKTQTVGLPVTVHSPNVRVMRSALLPQASNVDAFSFPASGCQAEAAFMEEECVDTPKVNGCLLDPVPPVLARKGCQSLPSDVMETSIDEGLETEGEAEEDPGRALGAFQSTRGGQRRHTLSEVTNQLAVMPGSGKIFSMSDNPSLDSVDSEYDMGSVQRDLHFLEDHPSLKDIMLANQPSPRMTSPFVSLRPANPTMQALSSQKREAHNRSPVSFREGRRASDTSLTQGIVAFRQHLQNLARTKGILELNKVQLLYEQLGSEADPNLASPAPQLQDLGSSCPQGEAPPQQKSVSALPGSAHPQLSQRHSLEAQYLQHRLQKPSLLSKAQNTCQLYCKEPPRSLEQQLQEHRLQQKRLFLQKQSQLQAYFNQMQIAESSYPQPLPHQETPPPSQQPPPFSLTQPLSPVLEPASEQMQYSPFLSQYREMGLQPLSASPGPRAAPPPPPPQHSGAARAPLQFSYQTCELPGAASPEPDRPGPCQYSLDGAQQSGLAAPGCPRSSGLQEAPSSYDPLALSEFPGLFDCEMLEAVDPQHSGYVLVN